The segment TCAAGATGCGGGGCGACTTCCTGCGCTTCCAGGCACAGTACCTACGCCGAATCTGCATCCCGCGCTTCGAGTCTGTCGGCAAGCGGACGATTAACAAGCTGCTCTCCGTCGACCAGTCGACTGACCAGGACGAAATCGATCGCATTGTCGCTGACGTTTATGGACTGAGCGATGCAGAAATGACACTCATTCGCGGTATCGCAGCGCCGCGCAGGCAGCTCTAAACAAAGCCGCGGACTTTCGCCACGTCGACCAAACGGTTGATAAACGAATGAAAATCGAGCCGCTTGTCTACTTTTGAAAATCCGAACTCCCAGTCATCCGCCTGCTTTGGTTGACGCTTCAGTCGCCTAATTGTCGTCGGCGCGAACGCAATGGCGACCCTACCGGTTTTAGGGAAGCGATAGGCAGTCCGACTTCTTATTCGCACTCCATCGTGACAACCACCTACTTCATCCTTGGCGGGGTGATCTTTAGCAGCGAGCCGGTGCCGGCGACGAACTTGCCGTCGATCACCCACGCGTTGCGCAGCAACACATACAGCGCACCGTCGTCGCCGAACCGAAAGTCGACCGGCCGGCGCAAGCCACTGGCAAACGTGCTCACTCGCTCCGGCCGCGCGGGATCGAGCGTCTTGATCCAACCGTGGACGAAGTCGGCAAAGAAATACTGTCCCCGATACGCCTCGGGCCACGTCTTGCCGTGCGGCGCGAAGTCGCCGCCGGCAATCGACGCTTGAGGATAGGTGTGAATCGCGCCGGTCATGCCCGGCGCGCTCGTCGGCCCGTGCTCGACCAGTGGCCAGCCATAGTTCGCGCCGGCCGCGCCCCGGTTGATCTTCTCGAACTTGCCGCCCACGTCGTTGATCAGCATCGTTCCCGTCGCGCGATCGAAGGCGAACGTGTACGGATTGCGACAGCCGCGCGCCCAGATCGCGCGGTACTTGCCCGACGTGTCGGCCACGAACGGATTGTCGTCGGGCACGCTGCCGTCACGATTCAAACGGAGCAGCTTCCCTTGCAGTGTATCGAGCTTCTGGGCCGGCAGCTCGGCGGTCTGTTCACCGAGCGCGACGTACAACTTGCCGTCAGGGCCAAAGTGAATTGCTCCCCCTTGATGGCCAGCTTGCACCTTGCCGCCGAGTTGCCGCTGGTCGTCCCCTTCGAGCAGAACCAGCTCGCTGCCGGTCTCGGCCACGTTGCCGCGCAGCGTGAAGCGGCTGAGACGATGGTGAGGGTATGGCTCCTTGGCAACCCAGACGACGTAAATGAACTGGTTCTGCGCAAAGTCAGGATCGATCGTCACGCCGAGCAGGCCGCGCTCCCACGTACTGTCGACCGGCAGCGTGACGACCGGCTCGGGCAGCAGCTTGCCATCGGCAACCAACCGCAACTGCCCCGCTTGTTCCGCAACCAGAATGCGTCCATCGGGCAAGCATTCCAGGGCCGTCGCGCCGCTCAGCCCTTTGACCACCACGGACATCCGGAAGCCAGCGGGCAACTCGATCGCACCGGCAATTCCAGCGCCGGGCGTCACTTTGCCACCGGGGCGCAGCGATTCGAGATACGCGACCAGGTCGGTAAACTCTTCTCGCGACAATTGCGTGGCCAGCCCCTCGGGCATCAGCGACTTGTCGCTCGGCTGGCGCGATTCGACCTCGTCGGCGCGCAGCTCGACCACCTTGCCGTCGACGCCGGCCACCTGCAGTTGGCCGCCTGGCGCTTCGCGCACGATGCCGACCAGCGCTCGGCCGTCGCTGGTTTGGAGGGTGCTGGTCCGAAAGCCTTCGACGATCTGCCGCGACGGTTCGAGCAGCGACTCGACCAGATGAGGCCGATCGAACTTGCCGCCAATGACCGTCAACTCTGGGCCGACTTGCCCGCCGTATTTGCCGATTCGATGACAGACGGCGCATTTGGCGCGCTGATCGCTGTTGAACAACTTGGCGCCACGAAACGGATCGCCGGCATGCGTTAGCGCATAGTCTTCATACTGCCGCTGCAACTCGGCCACCGTAGGGGCCACGTCGTCAGCAGCGGTCGCGCGTGCATCTATCAGCAGCGTCACAACGGCCAAGCTCAACGCCGATCGAGATACGAAGGTCTTAGGCATGGAGACTATCCTACCGATTCACGCGCCCCTTGCCACGCGGCCCGCACGAGCCCTTCTCCCCCGGCCCCCGGCGAAAAGGTGGCCGAAGGCCGAATGAGGGTCACTGCCGCGCCGTATTTTGCCTTACCAACAAAACGCCTGGCGTCCTCACGAGCCCTGCGCCACCCACTCCCGCAATCGCCAACCGTTCCCTAAAGTGATGCGCACGCCAGACATTTTATCTTCTCAACAGGACCGTGCATGAAAACTTCACGACTCGAAGCGTTCAGCGACGGCGTGATGGCCGTGATCATCACGATCATGGTCCTCGAACTGAAAGTGCCGCACGGGACCGACTGGATCGCCCTGCGCGGCTTGGCGCCCATCTTTACCGCGTACGTGATCAGCTTTGTCTACGTGGCGATCTATTGGAACAACCATCACCATCTATTGCATTTGACCGAGCGTATCAACGGCGGCGTGCTGTGGGCCAACATGCACCTGTTGTTCTGGCTGTCGCTGATTCCCTTCACCACCGGCTGGATGAGCGAGAACGACTTCGCGCCCCTGCCGACGGCGCTGTATGGGGGCGTGTTCTTGATGTCGGCGGTGGCCTGGCACATCTTGCAACGGGCGCTCGTGCGCGAGCAGCATAACGAAAAGTTGCGGGCGGCGCTCGGCGCCGACCTGAAAGGAAAGGCCTCGTTGATCATCTATCTGGCGGCGATTCCGCTGGCCTTTGTTCGACCCTGGCTGGCCATCGCGCTGTACGCCCTGGTGGCGTGCCTGTGGCTGATCCCCGATCGACGGTTCGAGGCGCAACTCGCGCGCGACGAGTGATCGTGGCGCTCGTCGAGTGAAGTTATCCACAAGGCCCCCGGTCATTGACCGGGGGCTAATGGCGGACGACGACGCGTGCGAGTTGTTCGCGTCAATGCCCAAATCGGGCGCAATAGATTTGCGGCAAATGATTCGCGACGCATGTCCACGACGCGCCGCCGTTCTCGGAAATCCACAGCGAGCCGGTCGAGCTGCCCATCACCAGCCGGTCGCCCGAGCTGTCGACGTCGAGCGCGTGGCGAAAGACGATGTCGTAGCAATGCTCTTGCGGCAGTCCGCCAGTTAGCAACTCGAACGATCGCCCGCCGTCGCGCGTGCGTGTGACGACGAGCTTGCCCTGCACCGGCACGCGGCATTCATCTTTGACCCCCGGCACGAACCAGGCGGTGTTCGCATCGTGCGGATGCACGACGACGGCAAAGCCGAACACCGACGGCTCGACCGGCCGGATTTCCTGCCACGACCGCGCGCCGTCGGTGGTGCGGAAGATACCGTTGTGATGCTGCACCCACATCGCCTCGGGCGCGGCCGGGCACTGTACCAACCGGTGTGGGTCTTGCACGTTGGGATCGCCGGCCTGTTCTGGCGGCATGTACTCGGCGCGCATGCCCGCGGCGCGGCACTGCCACGTCGCGCCACCGTCCTCGGTCACCCAGGCTCCGCCGCACGAGATGCCGACGGTTACTTCCTGGCTATTGCGCGGATTGACGGCCACCGAGTGAATGCCCGGGCTGTCCTTGCCGCCGCCGAACCATTTCCAGCGCTCGTCCCGATTCCACAGCGAATCGATCAGCTCCCACGAATCGCCGTAATCGCGCGAGCGGAACAACGCGCCGGGAATCGTGCCGGCCCACAGCGTGCCCGGCTGGTCCGCGCCGCCGGGCGTGAGTTCCCAAATCTCTTTCAGGCTCGAAAAGTCGCGCCGCGCGCCGATCTCGCCCGCCTCGGCCTGCCGGCGGCGATCGTCGTCGGTGAGTTGCGGATAGACCGGCACGGCGCAGGCCTGCCACGACTGGCCGCGATCGCGCGAGCGATGCAGCTTGACGCCGAAGTGACCGTGGTCGAGCGCGACATACAGGGCACCGTCGCGCGGATCCTCGACCAGCATGTTGGCGTTCTGACCCAGGAAGTCAACCTTGTCGATCTTCCAGCCCGACGCGCCGCGCGCCACGGTGAACATTCCCTTGCGCGTGGCCAGGTAGACGCGATCGCTCATGGGTGCGGTCCTTGGTTTGCCGAGATCGGTCCTGGGCCAACGCTTCGCCGCGCTAGCCGCCCGATAAGGCTTGCATCACGTAGATTTCACTCTGTTCGCTCGCCGAATCGCTGAGCCCGTCGCGGTCCTTGATCGCCTGGCCATCGACGAACACGACCATGTGCTTGCGCAGTCGGCCGTGCTCGTCGAGAATATAGCCGCGCAATTGCTCGCGACCGACGAACACGGCCGCGAGCGCATCATGCACCGTTGCCCCATCGACCATGACGTCGGGACACTCGACGTGGCGCTTGAGGTTCGGAGTGAAGACAACGCGGGGCATTTCGATTAGTCCGTTGTCAGTTGTCCGTGGTCAGTTGTGTTCCGCTACGAAGTCAATGCAAGGCAGTATCCACAAGACACCTCTCCCACAACTGACTACTGACAACGGACCACTGACTACTCTCACTTCTTCGCATTCGCCTCGGCAATCGATTTCATCGACGCCAGACCTTGATCGAACATGCCGCCGATCATTTTGTCGCAATCGATCACCAGCCCCATCGCCTTGCCGACCAGGTTCTTTTCCCCTTTCATCGACCAGGTGACCTTGGTTTGGTTGTCGGCCGGCTCGAACTTGAACACCACGTCGTTGGTCCCTTCCATCGGCCGCTTGAAATCGAGCTTGATGCGAACCATTTCGCCGGGCTTGCTCTCGGTGATCGCCATGTGCCCTTCGCCGACGTTGCTGTCACCCGACCAGCCAAAGCCAGCGCCGACGCCCGACGATGGGCCGTCGAAGCTGTTTTTGGCCGCGGGATCGAGCTTGGCCCACGGGCTCCAAGCCTCCCACTGGTGGAAGTCGTTCACTTCGTTGAAGACCACGGCCGGCGGGGCCGCCACCATCGTCGAACGCTCGACGCTCATTGTCGCTGGCTGCATGGCCGCCACGCCGATGAAGGCCGCCACCAGAATCACGATAACCAACAGAATGATTTTGACGATGCGCATGCTAGGCCTCGCTCGTTACGAGTGAATGAATGGTCCGCCTGATTTACCCTTCTCCCCCGGGGAGAAGGCTTGCCGCGCGCTCGGTGATGAGACACTCGCACATGACCAATATCACCGAACACACGAGCTGTCGTTTTACCCGCGCGTTGCAAAAACCGCCAGCGTTTCGTCCTAGCGCTATCGAACGCATGGGCAACAGTTCTTCGATCCGCGACGTTCTCTCACCATGTCGACAATCGTGCCAGCGCTACTCGCTGTGCTGTGTCGCTAGGAACGCCGCCAGTTCGTCCAGCGTGCCCGTCCAGCCGTGTTGCATGCTGTCGCGGCCGCCGCGGAAGATCTGCCGCTCTTGTTCGCTGGCGTGGATCGGCAGGCCAATCATCTCGATCTGCGTTTTGTCGCCAACGTCGCTGAAATGCACGATCGACAATACTTCCAAGGGCCACTCCGGCGCGAACGGATGCCGCGTTACACCTCCGTCGGCGTCGGAAAACGACGCCACGAACGACAACAATTCCGGCGCGACGACCTGGCGAAAAACCCAACGTCCCCACATTTCACGCCCCTCGGGCGAAACGAGGGCGTAATGGAACATGCCGCCAGGCTGGACATCGTTCCGCCCCGTGCGAAACGTAAAACCTTTCGGCCCCCACCAATGTTGCAACATGGCCGGCTCGGTCCAGGCCTGATAGACCAACGCCCGCGGCGCGTCGAACACCCGCGAGATTCGGAACACCTGCTCCCGCGCGGCCGGGCTTTCGGCGAACAACCCATCGAGCAATTCCCCCAGCCGTTCGAGTGTCTGCACCGCGCCGGTATCGGCCCGATAGTTCTTGATGATGAAGGCTAGCGCCTCGGCCGACTCGAATACCATCTTCAAGGTAACGCGCGTCTGCTCCCCCAAAGCTTCAAGGGTGATGATGGTCCGGTGGATCGACGGTTCGCACTCGGCGTCGGGAACGTGCTGGAATGCAATCCGCTCGGGCCGCACCACTTCGTCATAGACGATCCGATTGTGGTAGTCGCGCCCGTCGGGGCCGTGCATCACCAATCGCCACACGCCGCCGGGACGGAGGTCCATCGAGCGCGTGGTCGTCGAGAATCCGCGCGGTCCCCACCAGTTGGCCAGATGTTTCGGATCGGTGAACGCTTCGAACACCAGCTCGCGCGGCGCGTCGAACACGCGCGTCACGACCAACTCGCGGTCGCTCGTATCACCGGTGGATGTTCCCGATGCGTCGCTATTTTTTGCGGCCATGCTTTTTATCCTTGGCTTGAAGTTCTTTCAGGTAGTCGTCCAACCGGTCGAAGCTTTCTTCCCAGTGCTTGCGGTAGCGTTCGAGCCAGCCAGCCACATCTTTCAGCGGCGCCGCCGCCAGTCGGCACGGCCGCCACTGCGCCTCGCGCCCCCGGGTGATCAGTCCGGCCCGTTCGAGCACCTTCAAGTGCTTCGAGATGGCGGGCAGGGTCATCTTGAATGGCTCGGCCAGCTCCGACACCGAGGTTTCCCCGCGGGAAAGCCGGGCCAAAATGGCGCGGCGCGTCGGATCGGCCAAGGCGGCGAACGTCGAGCTGAGTTGATCGGCGACCATCTTAATATACCATTTGGTTAATTAACCTATCGGTACAATACGATCGCGACTCCAGCACGTCAAGCAGGATTCAAGCGCTGGCAGCGTGCATGACGGTCGCCAACCTTAAGCCCCCCCTGAAGGCTTAAGGTTTTGTAGCGATACACACGAGGACGTAGGTTTTCACTTCCGTTGCGCGATTCCAGCAATTAGGGTAGACCCCAGGGGCGACGACAGACGCCCTCCGATTTATTCAACTTCTGGAGATTCGTCCCCATGGCCAAGTCCGCTGGTAAGAGCAAGTCGTCCGCCGTGCGCGACGCACTGACCGCCCATCCCGAAAAGTCGCCCGCCGAGATCGCCAAGGAAACCGGCGCCAAGATTTCGCTGGTCTACAATGTGAAGTCCACCATGGGCAAAACCAAGAAGCGGAAGAAAAAGTCGTCGGGCAGCGCCAAGGCCAGCGTCGCGCCTCGCGCCAAGGCTCCCCACAGCATGCACAGCGCCCTCGACTCGGCCTTTGAGTACGTGGTCAAAGTCGGCGGCTTGATTCACGCCGAAGAGTTGCTCGCCAAGCTGAAGAAGTTGAAGGAACGGCTGTAGGGGAAGTTGCTGGTTGCGAGTTGCTGGTTGCGAGTGAAGGCGAAGGCTCTCGCGTTTGGCCGCTGCAGTTGTGCAGCGATTGTTTCACTCTTGAGTTATCACGGAATATGCGACGTGTTGTTAACGGATTGACTCTTGCGCTGTTGGTGGTGGCGCAGTTTTTCACGACACTGTGCTCTAATGTGTCGGCGCAATCGCCTGCTCCGCTGCCGCAGCCGACGCGCCGCCGGTCTACTTGTTCTACGACTCGCCACCGACGATGGGACAGCCGGCCAAGGATCCTCGTCACTCGGCCAACTTCGGCGCGCCCTTGGCCCAGCGCCTGAAACAACTCGGCGTCGAGTGCGAGTTCAACTATCCCGGCGCGCCGGACAAAGCACACGAACATGTTTTTGTTCTTTGTGGATCACCTCAAAGCGAACGCGAAGTGACGCATTTTTGTTTTTTGTCAGTTGTCAGTGGTCTGTTGTCAGTTGCAAAAGGCATTCAGCTAGCAATCGCGCCGCGAGAAGCTCGTCAGACAACAACTGACAACGGGCCACGGACAACTGACCTTCTCCTCATCAAACTTGAAAAAAGTTTGTCTGCAGGGCATTGACGGCAATAGACGATACCTAGTATGCTTCCGCCCGCCATACCACAAGGTATGGTGCTTGCTGCCGCCGGGGGTTATGACCCGGCCGTAGAAAATCGGGGGAAGTCCGGTGTAAATCCGGCGCTGTCGCGCAGCGGTAAGGCGTGCTCCATTGGGGCCCGCTAAGCCCGAATACCCGCCG is part of the Planctomycetota bacterium genome and harbors:
- a CDS encoding SRPBCC family protein; amino-acid sequence: MVKIILLVIVILVAAFIGVAAMQPATMSVERSTMVAAPPAVVFNEVNDFHQWEAWSPWAKLDPAAKNSFDGPSSGVGAGFGWSGDSNVGEGHMAITESKPGEMVRIKLDFKRPMEGTNDVVFKFEPADNQTKVTWSMKGEKNLVGKAMGLVIDCDKMIGGMFDQGLASMKSIAEANAKK
- a CDS encoding PQQ-dependent sugar dehydrogenase, coding for MPKTFVSRSALSLAVVTLLIDARATAADDVAPTVAELQRQYEDYALTHAGDPFRGAKLFNSDQRAKCAVCHRIGKYGGQVGPELTVIGGKFDRPHLVESLLEPSRQIVEGFRTSTLQTSDGRALVGIVREAPGGQLQVAGVDGKVVELRADEVESRQPSDKSLMPEGLATQLSREEFTDLVAYLESLRPGGKVTPGAGIAGAIELPAGFRMSVVVKGLSGATALECLPDGRILVAEQAGQLRLVADGKLLPEPVVTLPVDSTWERGLLGVTIDPDFAQNQFIYVVWVAKEPYPHHRLSRFTLRGNVAETGSELVLLEGDDQRQLGGKVQAGHQGGAIHFGPDGKLYVALGEQTAELPAQKLDTLQGKLLRLNRDGSVPDDNPFVADTSGKYRAIWARGCRNPYTFAFDRATGTMLINDVGGKFEKINRGAAGANYGWPLVEHGPTSAPGMTGAIHTYPQASIAGGDFAPHGKTWPEAYRGQYFFADFVHGWIKTLDPARPERVSTFASGLRRPVDFRFGDDGALYVLLRNAWVIDGKFVAGTGSLLKITPPRMK
- a CDS encoding exo-alpha-sialidase, whose amino-acid sequence is MSDRVYLATRKGMFTVARGASGWKIDKVDFLGQNANMLVEDPRDGALYVALDHGHFGVKLHRSRDRGQSWQACAVPVYPQLTDDDRRRQAEAGEIGARRDFSSLKEIWELTPGGADQPGTLWAGTIPGALFRSRDYGDSWELIDSLWNRDERWKWFGGGKDSPGIHSVAVNPRNSQEVTVGISCGGAWVTEDGGATWQCRAAGMRAEYMPPEQAGDPNVQDPHRLVQCPAAPEAMWVQHHNGIFRTTDGARSWQEIRPVEPSVFGFAVVVHPHDANTAWFVPGVKDECRVPVQGKLVVTRTRDGGRSFELLTGGLPQEHCYDIVFRHALDVDSSGDRLVMGSSTGSLWISENGGASWTCVANHLPQIYCARFGH
- a CDS encoding SRPBCC domain-containing protein, with amino-acid sequence MVFESAEALAFIIKNYRADTGAVQTLERLGELLDGLFAESPAAREQVFRISRVFDAPRALVYQAWTEPAMLQHWWGPKGFTFRTGRNDVQPGGMFHYALVSPEGREMWGRWVFRQVVAPELLSFVASFSDADGGVTRHPFAPEWPLEVLSIVHFSDVGDKTQIEMIGLPIHASEQERQIFRGGRDSMQHGWTGTLDELAAFLATQHSE
- a CDS encoding DUF1211 domain-containing protein, coding for MKTSRLEAFSDGVMAVIITIMVLELKVPHGTDWIALRGLAPIFTAYVISFVYVAIYWNNHHHLLHLTERINGGVLWANMHLLFWLSLIPFTTGWMSENDFAPLPTALYGGVFLMSAVAWHILQRALVREQHNEKLRAALGADLKGKASLIIYLAAIPLAFVRPWLAIALYALVACLWLIPDRRFEAQLARDE
- a CDS encoding MoaD/ThiS family protein; the protein is MPRVVFTPNLKRHVECPDVMVDGATVHDALAAVFVGREQLRGYILDEHGRLRKHMVVFVDGQAIKDRDGLSDSASEQSEIYVMQALSGG
- a CDS encoding winged helix-turn-helix transcriptional regulator, which produces MVADQLSSTFAALADPTRRAILARLSRGETSVSELAEPFKMTLPAISKHLKVLERAGLITRGREAQWRPCRLAAAPLKDVAGWLERYRKHWEESFDRLDDYLKELQAKDKKHGRKK